A stretch of the Capsicum annuum cultivar UCD-10X-F1 chromosome 8, UCD10Xv1.1, whole genome shotgun sequence genome encodes the following:
- the LOC124886703 gene encoding uncharacterized protein LOC124886703, translating into MGEVTTGRGLNQQLGLSRACDNRWGSHYKSFSNFILMFGSILDVLESLVLNARNMDERAKAMGHLEACWTFEVAFMLHLMRDILAITNELNKCLQKRSKTLQMLCYLLNYTVLHHYRVEVFCNIIDWQLQELNDRFDEVSTNLLHGITCLNQINSFLSFDIKKIIRMGELYSDDFDESNMGTLENQLASYIIDVRDVDERFSDLNGLCELSKRLV; encoded by the exons ATGGGTGAAGTTACTACCGGTAGAGGATTGAATCAACAACTTGGTCTATCAAGAGCTTGTGATAATCGTTGGGGATCCCATTATAAATCCTTTAgcaattttattttgatgtttggctctattcttgatgttcttgaatcaCTTGTTCTTAATGCACGAAATATGGATGAAAGAGCCAAGGCAATGGGACATCTTGAAGCTTGTTGGACATTTGAGGTTGCTTTCATGTTGCACTTGATGAGAGATATTCTGGCTATCACAAATGAACTTAATAAATGCTTACAAAAAAGGAGCAAGACATTGCAAATGCTATGCTACTTGTTGAA CTATACAGTCTTACATCATTACCGTGTTGAAGTGTTTTGCAATATTATTGATTGGCAACTTCAAGAACTCAATGATCGTTTTGATGAGGTGTCGACTAATTTGCTCCATGGAATTACTTGTTTGAACCAAATTAATTCATTTTTAAGTTTtgacatcaaaaaaataataagaatggGGGAGTTATATTCAGACGACTTTGATGAATCTAATATGGGTACTCTTGAGAATCAACTTGCAAGTTACATTATTGATGTTCGTGATGTTGATGAAAGGTTCTCTGATCTCAATGGGCTATGTGAACTTTCCAAAAGATTAGTGTAG
- the LOC107879445 gene encoding protein PELPK1-like: MPNFSNPETPTPSKPETPSFSKPETPAAPKTETPSFSKPETPSASKPATPHFSKPKISEAPKPETPSSSKPETPAAPKPETPSSSKPETPAASKPETPSSSKPETPAALKPQTPSFSKPETPNFSKPETPSASKPETPSFAKPEIPATPKPKVPSFSSPQIPSFRKPERPSAPKHELAPAPSPELVELPVLSKPQIPSVPKSEISKLFKQAFSTYP, translated from the coding sequence ATGCCTAACTTCTCAAATCCTGAGACTCCAACACCATCAAAGCCCGAGACGCCTAGTTTCTCGAAGCCTGAAACTCCAGCAGCCCCAAAGACCGAGACTCCTAGCTTCTCGAAGCCTGAGACTCCATCAGCTTCAAAGCCCGCGACTCCTCACTTCTCGAAGCCTAAGATTTCAGAAGCCCCAAAGCCCGAGACACCTAGCTCTTCAAAGCCAGAGACTCCAGCAGCCCCAAAGCCCGAGACACCTAGCTCCTCAAAGCCTGAGACTCCAGCAGCCTCAAAGCCCGAGACTCCTAGCTCTTCAAAGCCTGAGACTCCAGCAGCCCTAAAGCCTCAGACTCCTAGCTTCTCAAAGCCCGAGACTCCTAATTTCTCAAAACCTGAAACTCCATCAGCCTCAAAGCCCGAGACCCCTAGTTTCGCAAAGCCTGAGATTCCAGCAACCCCAAAGCCCAAAGTTCCTAGTTTCTCAAGTCCCCAGATTCCCAGTTTCAGAAAGCCTGAAAGGCCAAGTGCACCAAAGCATGAGCTAGCACCTGCGCCATCACCCGAACTGGTAGAACTACCGGTTTTGTCAAAGCCTCAGATCCCAAGTGTGCCAAAGTCAGAAATTTCAAAATTGTTTAAACAAGCATTTTCAACTTATCCGTGA
- the LOC107879446 gene encoding protein PELPK1, with translation MAQHYYQSSLLLLAVLNLFFILGNITGATARHLLETPLPEIPKPEPPKVPALPKLEIPIAPKPELPTIPKPEIPAIPKPELPTFPKPELPTLPKPKLPEIPTMPKPETPPMPKPEFPPLKKSELPVEPKTEVPPAIKKPEVPAIPKPELPSLPKPEIPAIPKPALPTLPKLEIPTVPKPELPATPKHEIPALPKPELPPLEKPEIPAVPKTEIPTMPKPEIPELPKPKVPELPKPEISKMPKPTSPSLSPPYKPSTP, from the coding sequence ATGGCTCAGCATTACTACCAGTCCTCTCTCTTACTACTTGCAGTTCtcaatttattctttattcttggCAACATAACTGGAGCGACTGCACGCCACCTTCTAGAGACGCCCCTCCCTGAGATTCCTAAACCAGAACCCCCGAAAGTCCCAGCCTTGCCAAAGCTTGAAATCCCAATCGCGCCGAAGCCTGAGCTTCCAACCATACCAAAGCCAGAGATCCCTGCTATTCCAAAGCCTGAACTACCAACTTTCCCGAAGCCCGAATTACCAACTTTACCAAAGCCTAAGCTGCCCGAGATCCCAACCATGCCAAAGCCTGAGACTCCCCCAATGCCAAAACCTGAGTTTCCTCCCTTGAAAAAGTCAGAACTCCCAGTAGAGCCAAAGACTGAGGTTCCTCCAGCTATAAAAAAACCTGAAGTTCCAGCTATTCCAAAGCCTGAATTACCCTCTTTGCCGAAGCCTGAGATCCCAGCTATACCAAAACCTGCATTACCGACTTTGCCAAAGCTTGAGATCCCAACTGTGCCAAAACCTGAGCTTCCTGCTACACCAAAACATGAGATCCCAGCATTGCCAAAACCTGAGCTTCCTCCCTTGGAAAAGCCAGAAATTCCAGCAGTGCCAAAGACTGAGATTCCGACTATGCCAAAGCCTGAAATCCCAGAACTACCAAAGCCAAAAGTCCCAGAGCTTCCAAAGCCTGAAATCTCGAAAATGCCTAAACcaacttctccttcactttctcCACCATACAAACCCTCAACTCCTTGA
- the LOC124886704 gene encoding protein PELPK1-like gives MAQHYHVSSLLLLAFLNLFFIHGNITGATARHLLETPLPKIPKPELPKVPALPKLEIPTVLKPELPTIPKPEIPSMPKPEIPIVPKPELPTLPKPKMPVVPKPEIPAVLKPELPTIPKSEIPTMPKPEFPSLKKPEVPAVPKTEVPPTVKKPEIPTMPKPELPTLPKAEIPTIPKPEIPAISKTEIPTIPKPEFPPLKKPEFPAAPRTGVPPTMKKPEVPTLPKPELPRVPKPEIPPMPKPEVPDMPKPEIPELPKPKVPELPNPKVPELPKPKIPELPKLKVPSMPKPEIPQLPKPTLPSLPPPYEPTTP, from the coding sequence ATGGCTCAGCATTACCACGTATCCTCCCTCTTACTACTTGCGTTTCTCAATTTATTCTTCATTCATGGCAACATAACTGGTGCGACTGCACGCCACCTCCTAGAGACGCCCCTTCCTAAGATACCTAAACCAGAACTCCCGAAAGTTCCAGCCTTGCCAAAGCTTGAAATCCCAACTGTCCTGAAGCCTGAGCTTCCAACCATACCAAAGCCTGAGATTCCTAGTATGCCAAAACCTGAAATACCAATTGTCCCCAAGCCTGAGTTACCAACTTTGCCAAAGCCTAAGATGCCAGTTGTTCCAAAACCTGAGATCCCAGCTGTGCTGAAACCTGAGCTTCCTACTATCCCAAAGTCTGAGATTCCAACAATGCCAAAACCTGAGTTTCCTTCCTTGAAAAAGCCAGAAGTCCCAGCAGTGCCAAAGACAGAGGTTCCTCCAACGGTGAAAAAGCCTGAGATCCCAACTATGCCAAAGCCTGAATTACCAACCTTACCAAAGGCTGAAATTCCAACTATACCAAAACCCGAGATTCCCGCTATTTCAAAGACTGAGATTCCAACAATACCAAAACCTGAATTTCCTCCCTTGAAAAAGCCAGAATTCCCAGCAGCACCAAGGACTGGGGTTCCTCCAACTATGAAAAAGCCTGAAGTTCCAACTTTACCAAAGCCCGAGTTACCACGTGTGCCAAAGCCTGAGATCCCACCTATGCCAAAACCTGAAGTACCAGATATGCCAAAGCCAGAAATCCCAGAACTACCAAAGCCGAAAGTCCCAGAGCTTCCAAACCCGAAAGTCCCAGAGCTACCAAAGCCGAAAATCCCAGAGCTTCCAAAGCTAAAAGTCCCATCTATGCCAAAGCCTGAAATTCCACAATTGCCTAAACCAACTCTTCCTTCACTTCCGCCGCCATACGAACCCACTACTCCTTGA
- the LOC107879447 gene encoding protein PELPK1-like produces MPYPNHIGSIHVLLLLASMICRKMTKHYHLSSLLLLAFLNVFFIHGDINGATARHLLETPLPEIPKPELPKVPALPKPEIPTVPKPELPTIPKPEIPAVPKPELPTFPKPELPTLPKPKMPVVPKPEIPAVPKPKLPAMPKPEFPSLKKPEVPAVPKTEAPPAVKNPEIPTMPKPELPTLPKPEIPAIPKTEIPAIPKPEIPAVPKPEIPAISKPEFPPLKKQETPATPKIEVSQVKTPEVPTLTKPEQPSVPKPEIPAMPKPEIPELPKLKVPELPKPEVPAMPKPKVSELPKPEVPAIPKPKVPELPKSKVPELPKPEVPSMPKLEIPELPKPKVPEIPKLQVPTMPKPEIPELPKPTLPSLSPPYKPANP; encoded by the coding sequence ATGCCATATCCGAATCATATTGGCTCTATACACGTTCTTCTTCTTTTAGCTTCTATGATCTGCAGAAAAATGACTAAGCATTACCACCTATCTTCTCTCTTACTACTTGCATTTCTAAATGTATTTTTCATTCATGGCGACATAAATGGTGCGACTGCACGCCACCTCCTAGAGACACCTCTCCCTGAGATTCCTAAACCAGAACTCCCGAAAGTCCCAGCCTTGCCAAAGCCTGAAATCCCAACTGTGCCAAAGCCTGAGCTTCCAACCATACCAAAGCCTGAGATCCCTGCTGTTCCAAAGCCCGAGCTACCAACTTTCCCGAAGCCCGAGTTACCAACTTTGCCAAAGCCTAAGATGCCAGTTGTTCCAAAACCTGAGATCCCAGCTGTGCCGAAACCCAAGCTTCCTGCTATGCCAAAACCTGAGTTTCCTTCCTTGAAAAAGCCAGAAGTCCCAGCAGTGCCGAAGACTGAGGCTCCTCCAGCTGTGAAAAATCCTGAGATCCCAACAATGCCAAAGCCTGAATTACCAACTTTACCAAAGCCTGAGATCCCAGCTATACCAAAAACCGAGATTCCTGCTATCCCAAAACCTGAGATTCCAGCAGTACCAAAACCTGAGATTCCAGCAATATCAAAACCCGAGTTTCCTCCCCTGAAAAAGCAAGAAACCCCAGCAACACCAAAGATTGAGGTTTCTCAGGTGAAAACGCCTGAAGTTCCAACTTTAACAAAACCCGAGCAACCAAGTGTGCCAAAGCCTGAGATCCCAGCTATGCCAAAGCCTGAAATCCCAGAACTACCAAAGCTAAAAGTCCCAGAACTTCCAAAGCCAGAAGTCCCAGCTATGCCAAAGCCAAAAGTTTCAGAACTTCCAAAGCCAGAAGTCCCAGCTATACCAAAGCCTAAAGTCCCAGAACTACCAAAGTCAAAAGTCCCTGAACTTCCAAAGCCTGAAGTACCATCTATGCCAAAGCTTGAAATCCCAGAACTACCAAAGCCAAAAGTTCCTGAGATTCCAAAGCTACAAGTCCCAACTATGCCAAAGCCTGAAATTCCAGAACTGCCTAAACCAACTCTTCCTTCACTTTCTCCACCATACAAACCCGCTAATCCTTGA
- the LOC107879448 gene encoding protein PELPK1-like, protein MAQHYHVPSLLILAFLNLVFIYGNITGVTARHLLETPKPELPKVPALPKLEIPTVPKPELPTIPKPELPTLPKPKMPVVPKPEIPAPEVPAVPKTEVPPTVKKPEIPAVPKPESPAIPKPEIPALPKPEIPAMPKPEIPVVPKPEIPAMPKPEIPAIPKLEFPPLKKQEIPAMPKTEVPPVIKPEVPTLPKPEQPSVPKPEIPAMPKPEIPELPTPKVPEHPKPEVPAMPKPKVPEVPKLEVPAMPKPKIPELPKPKMPELPKPEVPSMPKPEIPELPKPIIPEIPKLQVPTMTKPEIPKLPKPTLPSLSPPYKPANP, encoded by the exons ATGGCTCAGCATTACCATGTACCCTCCCTCTTAATACTTGCATTTCTCAATTTAGTCTTCATCTATGGCAACATAACTGGTGTGACTGCACGCCACCTCCTAGAGACGCCTAAACCAGAACTCCCGAAAGTTCCAGCCTTGCCAAAGCTTGAAATCCCAACTGTGCCGAAGCCTGAGCTTCCAACAATACCAAAACCCGAGTTACCAACTTTGCCAAAGCCTAAGATGCCAGTTGTTCCAAAACCTGAGATCCCAGCT CCAGAAGTTCCAGCAGTGCCAAAGACAGAGGTTCCTCCAACTGTGAAAAAGCCTGAGATCCCAGCTGTACCAAAACCCGAGAGTCCTGCTATCCCAAAGCCTGAGATTCCAGCACTACCAAAACCTGAGATTCCTGCTATGCCAAAGCCTGAGATTCCAGTAGTACCAAAACCCGAGATTCCTGCTATGCCAAAGCCTGAGATTCCAGCAATACCAAAACTCGAGTTTCCTCCCTTGAAAAAGCAAGAAATCCCAGCAATGCCAAAGACTGAGGTTCCTCCGGTGATAAAGCCTGAAGTTCCAACCTTACCAAAGCCCGAGCAACCAAGTGTGCCAAAGCCTGAGATCCCAGCTATGCCAAAGCCTGAAATCCCAGAACTACCAACGCCAAAAGTCCCAGAACATCCAAAGCCAGAAGTCCCAGCTATGCCAAAGCCAAAAGTACCCGAAGTTCCAAAGCTAGAAGTCCCAGCTATGCCAAAGCCTAAAATCCCAGAACTACCAAAGCCCAAAATGCCCGAACTTCCAAAGCCTGAAGTACCATCTATGCCAAAGCCTGAAATCCCAGAACTACCAAAGCCAATAATTCCTGAGATTCCAAAGCTACAAGTCCCAACTATGACAAAGCCTGAAATTCCAAAACTGCCTAAACCAACTCTTCCTTCACTTTCTCCACCCTACAAACCCGCTAATCCTTGA